A single window of Achromobacter xylosoxidans DNA harbors:
- a CDS encoding sigma-54-dependent transcriptional regulator, with the protein MPHLLIVDDDDAIRETLAELGRDSGFTVALAASVKDALIQLERQAPDLVLTDVRLPGGSGMDIFKNVAVASAEVVVMTGHGTVDNAVQALRLGATDYLVKPICMERLNGILARIMSNTGRELPGTPFEAPGRFGKMYGSSAPMRELYRQIGRVAPTGVTVLLVGESGTGKELAAHAIHELSTRRQRPFIAVNCGAISPHLIESEMFGHERGSFTGADRQHKGYFERADGGTLFLDEVTEMPLDLQVKLLRVLETGQFMRVGTNREIGCDIRIVAATNRNPEQAVQEGKLREDLYYRLNVFPLELPPLRERGEDILLLADRFLQAQNEETGRSKAFSARAAAALSQYEWPGNVRELKNFVRRAFIMAEGDELDADLLAPQVSPSGDVAGGQVSVPVGETLAEADRRLILATLERCKGVKKQAAAVLGISPKTLYNRLEEYAAAGYTLPGEAPAEGAR; encoded by the coding sequence ATGCCACACCTGCTGATCGTCGATGACGACGATGCCATTCGTGAAACCCTGGCCGAACTCGGTCGCGACAGCGGGTTCACGGTGGCGCTGGCCGCCAGTGTCAAGGACGCGCTGATCCAGCTCGAGCGCCAGGCGCCCGATCTGGTGCTGACCGACGTGCGCCTGCCTGGCGGCAGCGGCATGGACATCTTCAAGAATGTGGCGGTGGCCAGCGCCGAGGTCGTGGTGATGACGGGGCACGGCACCGTCGACAATGCCGTCCAGGCCCTGCGGCTCGGCGCCACCGACTATCTCGTCAAGCCGATCTGCATGGAGCGGCTGAACGGCATCCTGGCGCGCATCATGTCCAATACCGGCCGCGAACTGCCGGGCACGCCGTTCGAGGCGCCCGGCCGTTTCGGCAAGATGTACGGCAGCTCGGCGCCGATGCGCGAGCTGTATCGCCAGATCGGCCGGGTCGCGCCCACCGGCGTCACGGTGTTGCTGGTCGGCGAGAGCGGCACGGGCAAGGAACTGGCCGCCCATGCCATCCACGAATTGAGCACGCGGCGCCAACGGCCGTTCATCGCGGTCAACTGCGGCGCGATTTCGCCGCACCTGATCGAAAGCGAAATGTTCGGCCACGAGCGCGGCAGCTTCACCGGCGCGGACCGCCAGCACAAGGGGTATTTCGAGCGCGCCGATGGCGGCACGCTGTTCCTGGACGAAGTCACGGAGATGCCGCTCGACCTGCAGGTCAAGCTGTTGCGGGTGCTTGAAACCGGCCAGTTCATGCGGGTCGGAACCAATCGCGAAATCGGTTGCGATATCCGCATCGTCGCCGCCACCAATCGCAACCCCGAACAGGCGGTACAGGAAGGCAAGCTGCGCGAGGACCTGTATTACCGCCTGAACGTATTCCCCCTGGAACTGCCGCCGCTGCGCGAGCGCGGCGAGGACATCCTGTTGCTGGCCGATCGCTTCCTGCAGGCGCAGAACGAGGAGACCGGCCGCTCCAAGGCGTTTTCGGCGCGTGCCGCGGCGGCGCTGTCGCAATACGAATGGCCCGGCAATGTGCGCGAATTGAAGAACTTCGTGCGCCGCGCCTTCATCATGGCGGAAGGCGACGAACTCGATGCCGACCTGCTGGCGCCGCAGGTGTCGCCCAGCGGCGACGTGGCAGGCGGGCAGGTCAGCGTGCCGGTCGGGGAGACGTTGGCGGAAGCGGACCGTCGCCTGATCCTGGCCACGCTCGAGCGCTGCAAGGGCGTCAAGAAGCAGGCGGCGGCCGTGCTGGGCATCAGCCCGAAGACGCTCTACAACCGGCTCGAGGAGTATGCGGCGGCGGGCTACACGCTGCCCGGCGAGGCGCCGGCGGAAGGCGCGCGCTGA
- a CDS encoding DUF378 domain-containing protein: MQTYGDDDDLAFATNGDNVAGSARDRHGLRPLDWTALVTLVAGGLNCGLIAAVNLDVFARMLPWPLAGRVAYGLVGLAALHCVVLLFRLAADEA; encoded by the coding sequence ATGCAAACCTATGGCGACGACGACGATCTCGCTTTTGCCACGAACGGCGACAACGTTGCCGGCAGCGCCCGCGACCGCCACGGCCTGCGGCCGCTGGATTGGACCGCCCTGGTCACGCTGGTGGCCGGCGGGTTGAACTGCGGCCTGATCGCGGCCGTCAACCTGGATGTGTTCGCGCGCATGCTGCCCTGGCCGCTGGCCGGCCGCGTGGCCTACGGCCTGGTCGGCTTGGCCGCGCTGCATTGCGTGGTGTTGCTGTTCCGGCTCGCCGCCGACGAGGCCTGA